A genomic stretch from Sphingomonas faeni includes:
- a CDS encoding aspartate-semialdehyde dehydrogenase, whose product MGYRVVVAGATGNVGREMLNILAEREFPADEIACVASSRSQGLMVDYGDTGKQIKCQNIEHFDWNGWDMALFAIGSEGTAVYAPIAAAAGCVVIDNSSLYRMDPDVPLIVPEVNPEAIDGYKVRNIIANPNCSTAQMVVALKPLHDAAKILRVVVSTYQSVSGAGKAGMDELFEQSRNIFVGDPAEPKKFTKQIAFNVIPHIDSFLDDGSTKEEWKMVVETKKILDKKIKVTATCVRVPVFVGHSEAINIEFENEISAEEAQNILREAPGIMLVDKREDGGYITPIECVGDFATYISRVREDPTVENGLNLWCVSDNLRKGAALNAVQIAELLGRRHLQKA is encoded by the coding sequence ATGGGTTATCGGGTGGTGGTCGCAGGGGCGACCGGCAATGTCGGGCGCGAGATGCTCAATATCCTGGCGGAGCGCGAGTTTCCGGCGGACGAGATCGCCTGCGTCGCGTCGTCGCGCAGCCAGGGATTGATGGTCGATTACGGCGACACCGGCAAGCAGATCAAATGCCAGAACATCGAGCATTTCGACTGGAACGGCTGGGACATGGCGCTGTTCGCGATCGGCTCGGAGGGCACCGCCGTCTACGCACCGATCGCCGCCGCTGCCGGCTGCGTCGTGATCGACAATTCGTCGCTCTACCGCATGGACCCCGACGTGCCGCTGATCGTGCCCGAGGTTAACCCCGAGGCGATCGACGGTTACAAGGTCCGCAACATCATCGCCAACCCGAACTGCTCGACCGCGCAGATGGTCGTCGCGCTGAAGCCGCTGCACGACGCGGCGAAGATCCTGCGCGTGGTCGTATCGACCTATCAGTCGGTGTCCGGCGCAGGCAAGGCGGGGATGGACGAGCTGTTCGAGCAGAGCCGCAACATCTTCGTCGGCGATCCGGCCGAGCCCAAGAAGTTCACCAAGCAGATCGCCTTCAACGTGATCCCGCACATCGACAGCTTCCTCGACGACGGTTCGACCAAGGAAGAATGGAAGATGGTCGTCGAGACCAAGAAGATCCTCGACAAGAAGATCAAGGTCACCGCGACCTGCGTCCGCGTGCCCGTGTTCGTCGGCCATTCGGAAGCGATCAACATCGAGTTCGAGAACGAGATCTCGGCCGAGGAAGCGCAGAACATCCTCCGCGAGGCGCCCGGCATCATGTTGGTCGATAAGCGCGAGGACGGCGGCTACATCACGCCGATCGAGTGCGTCGGCGACTTCGCGACCTATATCAGCCGCGTGCGCGAGGATCCGACCGTCGAGAACGGGCTGAACCTTTGGTGCGTCAGCGACAACCTCCGCAAGGGGGCCGCACTGAACGCGGTGCAGATCGCCGAACTGCTCGGGCGGCGACATCTGCAAAAGGCCTGA
- a CDS encoding TonB-dependent receptor plug domain-containing protein — MQTYRRRLLATTLFVGAVALAAPAVAQVAPTEAPATDPMASQPPVDQATAQSAADPAAQATGSASAQGDEPAGDIVVTGSRISSPSATAASPLQSISADLIRQSGAVNVQDVLLQNPTFGAPGISRTNSSFATQSAGVATVNLRNLGEDRTLVLVNGRRFVSGVPGSSAVDLNVIPAQFLERTDILTGGASAVYGSDAVAGVVNFVYKTKFDGLNIDAQQGISQYGDGSDRQINLLAGKNFADGRGNIMLFGGYSKQGTVLKKDRSTEAGSSAIDRTSATLTPNDPEVLLSGFIPGGRFFAGEGATRQTFSYGTDNTLRNCTTVSCGGFNRSDSRYLAVPVERYLAAGRANYEFSPAANVFIEGNYAKTKARTNIEAFPLSSDLVNIASGGQVPIQTVVGGVTYRNPYVPDAIFNAATDTDGDGLRDIYFDRRLTDFGPRTSSATRDMFRIAGGLNGKFLDDRFNYEVYGIYGQTIENQTGNGQYDSTKFNQALNSYRDPATGQIVCADPAARAAGCVPANIYGINALAPAADYLAVPTSLRSKITQTVAGANVSGKLFSLFGADPVGFSVGTEYRRESSSNTFDLLTQQGLNGNNALPSTSGSFDLIEGFAETIVPLLQDRPFFHSLSVRGAVRVSNYSTVGTTVSYNYGGEWAPIQDVRFRVMQARSVRAPNVNELFQPAQQDFPTGLQDPCAGVTAATAGTLGTQCRGATGVAANIASNGAFAVNQADLQGITSFGGGNPALQEEKGNSFTAGVVINPRSVAGLRNLVLSVDYFNIKIDDAIVTTPLQFILNQCYNSAIQQYCDLVVRRPAASGPNSAGSLDEVNTSPSNSGGAKTSGIDVAVDWRSNLSSLGLGGDLTLHGAYTHLISGYNVPLPGSARDYFAGEVGTDIAAPRDKFSITSGYDIAGIGLTLTGTWLSQASLDDQLTGVRPGSDPQYRVRPQFYLDSQIRFRTTDGFEFYVGGSNLLNNKPPFIADIGASAGQDTNTSIYDPLGRRYYAGVRMSF; from the coding sequence ATGCAGACATATCGCCGCCGTTTGCTCGCCACGACATTGTTTGTGGGTGCCGTTGCCCTAGCCGCACCCGCCGTTGCCCAGGTCGCACCGACCGAAGCTCCCGCCACCGACCCAATGGCGTCGCAGCCTCCCGTCGATCAAGCAACTGCACAGTCGGCAGCCGATCCCGCCGCGCAGGCGACCGGCAGCGCCTCCGCACAGGGTGACGAACCCGCGGGCGATATCGTCGTCACCGGTTCGCGCATTTCCTCGCCATCGGCCACTGCTGCTTCCCCGTTGCAGTCGATCAGCGCGGACCTGATCCGCCAGTCCGGCGCGGTCAACGTCCAGGACGTGCTGTTGCAGAACCCGACGTTCGGCGCGCCGGGCATCAGCCGTACCAACTCCAGCTTTGCGACTCAGTCGGCCGGCGTTGCCACCGTCAACCTGCGCAACCTGGGTGAGGATCGTACGCTCGTCCTCGTCAACGGCCGTCGCTTCGTCTCGGGTGTTCCCGGTAGCAGCGCAGTCGATCTCAACGTGATCCCGGCGCAGTTCCTCGAGCGCACGGACATCCTTACCGGCGGTGCATCGGCCGTGTACGGTTCGGATGCCGTCGCAGGCGTCGTGAACTTCGTCTACAAGACCAAGTTCGACGGGCTGAACATCGATGCGCAGCAGGGCATCTCGCAATATGGCGATGGTTCCGACCGCCAGATCAACCTGCTCGCCGGCAAGAACTTTGCCGATGGTCGCGGCAACATCATGCTGTTCGGCGGCTATTCGAAGCAGGGCACCGTCCTGAAGAAGGACCGCTCGACCGAGGCCGGTTCGAGCGCGATCGACCGCACCAGCGCGACGCTGACGCCGAACGATCCCGAAGTCCTGTTGTCCGGCTTTATCCCGGGCGGTCGCTTTTTCGCTGGCGAGGGTGCGACACGGCAGACCTTCAGCTACGGCACGGACAACACGCTCCGCAACTGCACCACGGTAAGCTGTGGTGGTTTCAACCGCTCCGATTCGCGTTACCTTGCCGTGCCTGTCGAGCGCTATCTGGCCGCCGGCCGCGCGAACTACGAGTTCTCGCCAGCCGCCAACGTCTTCATCGAAGGCAATTACGCGAAGACCAAGGCGCGCACCAATATCGAGGCATTCCCACTCAGCTCAGACCTCGTCAACATTGCGTCCGGCGGGCAGGTGCCGATCCAGACCGTCGTCGGCGGCGTAACCTATCGCAACCCTTATGTGCCGGACGCGATCTTCAATGCAGCGACCGATACCGATGGTGACGGCCTCCGGGACATCTATTTCGATCGTCGCCTAACCGACTTCGGGCCCCGCACGAGCAGCGCGACGCGCGACATGTTCCGCATCGCCGGCGGCTTGAACGGCAAGTTCCTCGACGATCGCTTCAACTACGAAGTCTATGGTATCTATGGCCAAACGATCGAGAACCAGACCGGTAACGGCCAGTATGACAGCACCAAGTTCAACCAGGCGCTGAATTCGTACCGCGATCCGGCAACCGGCCAGATCGTCTGTGCCGATCCCGCAGCACGCGCAGCCGGCTGTGTTCCTGCGAACATCTACGGCATCAACGCGCTTGCTCCAGCCGCCGACTACCTCGCGGTACCGACGTCGTTGCGTTCGAAGATCACGCAGACGGTCGCCGGTGCGAACGTGTCGGGCAAGCTTTTCTCGCTGTTCGGCGCGGACCCGGTCGGCTTCAGCGTCGGTACCGAATATCGCCGTGAGAGCAGCAGCAACACCTTCGATCTGCTCACCCAGCAGGGCCTGAACGGCAACAACGCGCTGCCGTCGACGAGCGGCAGTTTCGACCTTATCGAAGGCTTTGCCGAGACGATCGTGCCGCTGCTCCAGGATCGTCCGTTCTTCCATTCGCTGTCGGTTCGCGGCGCGGTCCGCGTGTCGAACTATTCGACCGTCGGCACCACGGTCAGCTATAACTATGGCGGCGAATGGGCGCCGATCCAGGACGTCCGCTTCCGTGTGATGCAGGCACGCTCCGTGCGCGCGCCGAACGTGAACGAGCTGTTCCAGCCTGCCCAGCAGGATTTCCCGACCGGTCTTCAGGATCCCTGCGCAGGCGTGACGGCAGCGACGGCGGGAACTCTCGGCACGCAGTGCCGCGGTGCAACTGGAGTCGCAGCCAATATCGCAAGCAACGGTGCGTTCGCGGTCAATCAGGCTGATCTTCAGGGTATCACCAGCTTCGGTGGCGGCAACCCGGCGCTGCAGGAAGAGAAGGGCAATTCGTTCACCGCTGGCGTGGTCATCAACCCACGATCGGTTGCCGGACTGCGTAACCTCGTCCTCAGCGTCGATTACTTCAACATCAAGATCGACGATGCGATTGTCACGACTCCGCTCCAGTTCATCCTGAACCAGTGCTACAACTCGGCGATCCAGCAATATTGCGATCTGGTAGTCCGTCGTCCGGCCGCATCGGGTCCGAACAGCGCCGGTTCGCTGGACGAGGTAAACACTTCGCCCAGCAACAGCGGCGGCGCAAAGACATCGGGTATCGACGTCGCGGTCGACTGGCGCTCGAACCTGTCGTCGCTCGGCTTGGGCGGCGATCTCACGCTGCATGGTGCCTACACGCACCTCATCAGCGGCTACAACGTACCGTTGCCGGGTTCCGCTCGCGACTATTTCGCAGGTGAAGTCGGCACGGATATCGCGGCGCCGCGCGACAAGTTCAGCATCACATCCGGCTATGATATTGCTGGCATTGGCCTGACGCTGACGGGTACGTGGTTAAGCCAGGCGAGCCTTGACGACCAGTTGACGGGCGTTCGCCCAGGCAGCGATCCGCAATACCGCGTACGTCCACAGTTCTACCTCGACTCCCAGATTCGTTTCCGGACCACCGACGGTTTCGAATTCTACGTCGGCGGCTCGAACCTGCTGAACAACAAGCCGCCGTTCATTGCCGATATCGGCGCAAGCGCAGGACAGGATACGAACACCTCGATCTATGATCCGCTTGGCCGCCGCTATTACGCAGGCGTTCGCATGTCGTTCTAA
- a CDS encoding AMP nucleosidase: MTIASDLVAELDRLYRASVERLQAAMSAYIADGTTPDPASRTDGSFAYPEIRLTYKGGVDRPTPLRSFGRMVTPGEYKISVTKPAIFAEYLTEQLTLLIEDYDVTVEAVEGRQEIPFPYVIEPGHALSLDEVSATELSRHFPATELAHIGDEIADGLWIAQDETRPLALFDGLRTDFSLARLRHYMGTPAEHAQRFVLFTNYHRYVDEFVRWAGTQLGEGSRFTSLSGAGGITISSGDDIDKIISDSAWRRHQMPAYHLMADDRTGITLVNIGVGPSNAKTICDHLAVLRPEAWLMIGHCGGLRPSQRIGDYVLAHAYLRDDHVLDDVLPPEIPVPAIAEVQVAMAKAAEIVSGQSGEELKRRLRTGTIVTTDDRNWELRYSKSALRFSLSRAVGIDMESATIAAQGYRFRVPYGTLLCVSDKPLHGELKLPGQANRFYERAISEHLRIGIETCEQLRLEGAKLHSRKLRAFDEPPFR, encoded by the coding sequence ATGACAATCGCATCCGACCTCGTCGCCGAACTCGACCGCCTCTACCGCGCCTCCGTCGAGCGCCTCCAAGCCGCGATGAGCGCGTATATCGCCGACGGCACGACGCCCGATCCCGCCAGCCGCACCGACGGGTCGTTCGCCTATCCCGAGATCCGGCTCACCTATAAGGGCGGCGTTGATCGCCCCACCCCGCTGCGCTCGTTCGGCCGCATGGTGACCCCCGGCGAATACAAGATCAGCGTCACCAAGCCCGCGATCTTCGCCGAATATCTGACCGAGCAGCTGACCCTGCTGATCGAGGATTACGACGTCACCGTCGAGGCGGTCGAAGGCCGTCAGGAAATCCCGTTCCCGTACGTGATCGAACCCGGCCACGCGCTGAGCCTCGACGAGGTTTCCGCGACCGAATTGTCGCGCCATTTCCCCGCGACCGAACTCGCGCATATCGGCGACGAGATCGCCGACGGCCTCTGGATCGCGCAGGACGAGACGCGCCCGCTCGCACTGTTCGACGGGCTGCGCACCGATTTCAGTCTCGCTCGCCTGCGCCACTACATGGGCACCCCGGCCGAGCATGCGCAGCGCTTCGTATTGTTCACCAACTATCACCGTTATGTCGATGAATTCGTTCGCTGGGCCGGTACGCAGCTTGGTGAAGGGTCGCGCTTCACCAGCCTGTCGGGCGCGGGCGGGATCACGATCTCGTCGGGCGACGACATCGACAAGATCATCTCCGACAGCGCGTGGCGGCGGCACCAGATGCCCGCCTATCATCTGATGGCGGACGACCGCACCGGCATCACGCTCGTCAACATCGGCGTCGGCCCGTCGAACGCGAAGACGATCTGCGATCACCTCGCGGTGCTGCGTCCCGAGGCGTGGCTGATGATCGGTCATTGCGGCGGGCTCCGACCCAGCCAGCGAATCGGCGACTATGTTCTGGCCCACGCCTATCTGCGCGACGACCATGTCCTCGACGACGTCCTGCCGCCCGAGATCCCAGTCCCCGCGATCGCCGAAGTCCAGGTGGCGATGGCCAAGGCCGCCGAGATCGTCTCGGGCCAGTCGGGCGAAGAACTCAAGCGTCGCCTCCGCACCGGCACGATCGTCACGACCGACGACCGCAACTGGGAACTCCGCTACTCGAAGTCGGCGCTGCGCTTTTCACTCAGCCGTGCCGTCGGCATCGACATGGAGTCCGCGACGATCGCCGCGCAGGGTTACCGGTTCCGCGTGCCCTATGGGACGTTGCTCTGCGTCTCGGACAAGCCGCTGCACGGCGAGCTGAAGCTGCCGGGACAGGCCAATCGCTTCTACGAGCGCGCGATCAGCGAGCATCTGCGGATCGGGATCGAAACGTGCGAACAGCTTCGTCTGGAGGGCGCCAAGCTCCACAGCCGCAAGCTGCGTGCGTTCGACGAGCCTCCCTTCCGATAA
- a CDS encoding peroxiredoxin, with translation MTISVGDRLPTTNLVKATADGPDQVDTDSFFKGRKVALFAVPGAFTPTCSAKHLPGFVEKEAELKAKGVDEVACVSVNDAFVMGAWGKSAGAGDITLLADGNGDFAKAIGLTMDGSGYGMGIRSQRYSMIVNDGVVEQLNVEAPGEFKVSSAEHLLSEI, from the coding sequence ATGACGATCAGCGTCGGCGACCGCCTTCCCACCACCAATCTCGTCAAGGCCACCGCGGATGGCCCCGATCAGGTCGACACCGACAGCTTCTTCAAGGGCCGCAAGGTCGCGCTGTTCGCCGTACCCGGTGCGTTCACGCCGACCTGCTCGGCCAAGCACCTCCCCGGCTTCGTCGAGAAGGAAGCCGAGCTGAAGGCCAAGGGCGTCGACGAGGTTGCGTGCGTCTCGGTCAACGACGCGTTCGTGATGGGCGCTTGGGGCAAGTCGGCGGGTGCGGGCGACATCACGTTGCTGGCGGACGGCAATGGCGATTTCGCGAAGGCGATCGGCCTGACGATGGACGGTTCGGGCTATGGCATGGGCATCCGCAGCCAGCGCTATTCGATGATCGTTAACGACGGCGTGGTGGAGCAGCTGAACGTCGAGGCACCGGGCGAGTTCAAAGTGAGCTCGGCCGAGCATCTGCTTAGCGAGATTTAA
- a CDS encoding YqgE/AlgH family protein, which translates to MDKTPFLSGQFLLAMPGMSDPRFARAVIAICSHDESGAIGIGLGATIDGLGFHDLLEQFGIQPGDAPNAPVHFGGPVEPRRGFVVHSSDWGGQDSVDVAGRWKLSSTVDVLRAIAEGKGPSQWVVALGYAGWDGGQLEGELSRPGWFNVAGDAELLFDTAAEDRWTMAFAQAGVDPRLLVAETGRA; encoded by the coding sequence ATGGACAAGACGCCCTTTCTTTCCGGACAATTCCTGCTCGCGATGCCGGGGATGAGCGACCCGCGGTTCGCGCGCGCGGTGATCGCGATCTGCAGCCATGACGAGAGCGGGGCGATCGGCATCGGCCTGGGCGCGACGATCGACGGGCTCGGCTTCCACGATCTGCTCGAACAGTTCGGGATCCAGCCCGGCGATGCGCCCAACGCACCGGTGCATTTCGGCGGCCCGGTCGAGCCGCGGCGCGGGTTCGTGGTGCATTCGTCAGACTGGGGCGGGCAGGATTCGGTGGACGTCGCCGGTCGGTGGAAGCTGTCGAGCACCGTCGACGTGCTCCGCGCGATCGCCGAGGGGAAGGGCCCTTCGCAGTGGGTGGTGGCGCTCGGCTATGCCGGTTGGGACGGCGGGCAGTTGGAAGGCGAGCTGTCGCGGCCCGGGTGGTTCAACGTGGCCGGGGATGCCGAACTTTTGTTCGATACCGCGGCGGAGGATCGCTGGACGATGGCGTTCGCGCAGGCCGGCGTGGATCCGCGGTTGCTCGTCGCGGAGACGGGTAGGGCCTGA
- a CDS encoding alpha/beta fold hydrolase → MASTPSDTQFFESFDATRLAWHEVGEGRAVVLIHGYFSDAKTNWIRYGHAAKIAAKGFRVIMPDLRAHGDSGKPHGLEAYPADALTQDGHALVAHLGLTDYDLGGYSLGARTTSRMLATGATPRRVIFSGMGLEGLTHTSRRAGHFRNILTKLGQHVQGTPEWLAEAFLKTTGGDPVALLGILETFVDTPLESVKAIQQPTLVVCGGEDQDNGSAPDLAAILPHGTYVETPGGHMSAVVKPELGQAIADFLAR, encoded by the coding sequence GTGGCCAGCACCCCGAGCGATACCCAGTTTTTCGAGAGCTTCGACGCCACGCGGCTGGCGTGGCACGAGGTCGGCGAAGGTCGGGCCGTCGTGCTGATCCACGGCTATTTCTCGGACGCGAAGACCAACTGGATCCGCTATGGTCACGCCGCGAAGATCGCCGCGAAGGGCTTCCGGGTCATCATGCCCGACCTCCGCGCGCACGGCGACAGCGGAAAGCCGCATGGCCTCGAGGCGTATCCCGCGGATGCGCTGACGCAGGATGGTCACGCGCTGGTCGCTCATCTCGGACTGACGGACTATGACCTGGGCGGCTATTCGCTCGGGGCGCGGACGACGTCGCGGATGCTGGCGACGGGGGCGACGCCGCGGCGCGTGATATTCTCGGGGATGGGGCTGGAGGGGCTGACGCACACGTCGCGGCGTGCCGGGCATTTCCGGAACATCCTGACCAAGCTCGGGCAGCATGTGCAGGGCACGCCCGAGTGGCTCGCGGAGGCATTCCTGAAGACCACCGGCGGCGATCCGGTCGCGCTGCTCGGGATCCTGGAGACGTTCGTCGATACGCCGCTGGAGTCGGTGAAGGCGATCCAGCAGCCGACTTTGGTGGTGTGCGGTGGGGAGGACCAGGATAATGGCTCGGCCCCCGATCTGGCTGCGATCCTGCCGCATGGGACGTATGTGGAGACGCCGGGCGGGCATATGAGCGCGGTGGTGAAGCCCGAACTCGGCCAGGCGATCGCGGACTTCCTCGCACGATAA
- a CDS encoding M2 family metallopeptidase: protein MVRFSVSMFALAGALCAVPSVAVAQVAATTTGKPTVAQADAFVAEAEKVMAAASLDANRVAWVNATYITDDTDALAAKSGAEMTDLGVKYALGAARFASLPGLSFDTKRKLDLLRGGLTLPAPTRAGASEELSTLTTKMSSSYGKGMGTLDGKPINGSDIEAAMGDSRDPAKLQEMWTSWNDKVGAPMRGDYAKMTSISNEGARELGYKDVGALWRSGYDMTPEQFAALTDKIWKQVEPLYMALHTYTRWKLNEKYGDAVQAKTGPIRSDLLGNMWAQEWGNIYDIVAPKGAGDLGFDTGELLKAKGYDPLKMVKQGEGFYSSLGFAPLPETFWKRSQITKPADRDVICHASAWDLDAKDDIRVKMCTKVNADDFVTIHHELGHNYYQRAYKAQPFLYANGANDGFHEAIGDTVALSITPDYLVKIGLLDQARVPSADKDIGLLLRQAMDKVAFLPFGLLIDKWRWGVFSGEIPATGYQAAWDRLRLQYQGIKPPVARDETKFDAGAKYHIPAAVPYTRYFLARVLQFQFYKAACDQSGWKGPLHRCSFYDNKTVGTKLNATLSMGQSKPWPDALQVFTGSREMSGAALVEYFAPLKAWLDVQNKGKPTGW, encoded by the coding sequence ATGGTTCGGTTCAGCGTTTCGATGTTTGCTCTGGCCGGCGCGCTGTGCGCCGTGCCGTCCGTTGCCGTCGCGCAAGTTGCGGCAACTACGACCGGCAAGCCGACCGTCGCGCAGGCGGATGCGTTCGTCGCCGAAGCCGAGAAGGTGATGGCCGCTGCGTCGCTCGACGCGAACCGCGTGGCGTGGGTCAACGCGACTTACATCACCGACGATACCGATGCGCTGGCGGCGAAGTCGGGCGCGGAAATGACCGATCTCGGGGTGAAGTATGCGCTCGGCGCGGCACGGTTCGCGTCGCTGCCGGGGCTGTCGTTCGATACCAAGCGCAAGCTCGACCTGCTCCGCGGCGGGCTGACCCTGCCGGCGCCGACGCGGGCTGGTGCGTCCGAGGAACTGTCGACGCTGACCACGAAGATGTCGTCCTCCTACGGCAAGGGCATGGGGACGCTCGACGGCAAGCCGATCAACGGCTCGGATATCGAGGCGGCGATGGGTGACAGTCGCGATCCGGCGAAGCTGCAGGAGATGTGGACGAGCTGGAACGACAAGGTCGGCGCGCCGATGCGCGGCGATTATGCGAAGATGACGTCGATCTCGAACGAGGGTGCGCGCGAGCTCGGCTACAAGGACGTCGGTGCGCTGTGGCGTTCGGGCTACGACATGACGCCGGAGCAGTTCGCCGCGCTCACCGACAAGATCTGGAAACAGGTCGAGCCGCTCTACATGGCGCTGCACACCTATACGCGGTGGAAGCTCAACGAGAAATACGGCGACGCGGTGCAGGCCAAGACCGGGCCGATCCGCAGCGACCTGCTCGGCAATATGTGGGCGCAGGAATGGGGCAACATCTACGACATCGTCGCACCCAAGGGCGCGGGCGATCTCGGTTTCGACACCGGTGAGTTGCTCAAGGCTAAGGGCTATGATCCGCTGAAGATGGTGAAGCAGGGTGAAGGCTTCTATTCGTCGCTCGGCTTTGCGCCGTTGCCGGAGACGTTCTGGAAGCGGTCGCAGATCACCAAGCCTGCCGACCGCGACGTGATATGTCATGCGTCGGCGTGGGATCTCGACGCCAAGGACGATATCCGCGTCAAGATGTGCACGAAGGTGAACGCCGACGACTTCGTCACGATCCACCACGAGCTCGGCCACAATTACTATCAGCGCGCGTACAAGGCGCAGCCGTTCCTGTACGCGAACGGCGCGAACGACGGTTTCCACGAGGCGATCGGCGATACCGTTGCGCTGTCGATCACGCCGGATTATCTGGTGAAGATCGGGCTGCTCGACCAAGCTAGGGTGCCGAGCGCGGACAAGGACATCGGGCTGCTGTTGCGCCAGGCGATGGACAAGGTCGCGTTCCTGCCGTTCGGGCTGCTGATCGACAAATGGCGCTGGGGCGTGTTCTCGGGCGAGATCCCGGCGACCGGCTATCAGGCGGCGTGGGACCGGTTGCGGCTCCAGTATCAGGGGATCAAGCCACCGGTCGCGCGCGACGAGACCAAGTTCGATGCGGGTGCGAAATACCACATCCCCGCGGCAGTGCCGTACACGCGCTACTTCCTGGCGCGGGTGTTGCAGTTCCAGTTCTACAAGGCGGCGTGCGACCAGTCCGGCTGGAAGGGACCGCTGCATCGCTGCTCGTTCTACGACAACAAGACGGTAGGGACGAAGCTGAACGCGACGCTGAGCATGGGGCAGTCGAAGCCCTGGCCGGATGCGTTGCAGGTGTTCACCGGCAGCCGCGAGATGTCGGGCGCGGCACTGGTGGAGTATTTCGCGCCGTTAAAGGCTTGGCTGGACGTGCAGAACAAGGGGAAGCCGACTGGGTGGTGA
- the ahcY gene encoding adenosylhomocysteinase, whose protein sequence is MDYVVADISLADFGRAEINIAETEMPGLMSLRTEFGASQPLKGARITGSLHMTIQTAVLIETLTALGADVRWATCNIFSTQDHAAAAIAATGVPVFAIKGESLADYWNYVGDIFSWDREIEGQTANIILDDGGDATMFALWGAKLEAGHTMPEPENEEEVEMQRALKAYVAKNPGYLTETVKNLKGVSEETTTGVHRLYEIAKKGELPFPAINVNDSVTKSKFDNLYGCKESLVDAIRRATDVMLAGKVACVAGFGDVGKGSAQSLRNGGARVMVTEVDPICALQAAMEGFEVVTMEEAVTRADIFCTATGNADVITADHMKAMKPMSIVCNIGHFDSEIQIAALSNYDWTEVKPGTDLVKFPDGKQIIILAKGRLVNLGCATGHPSFVMSASFTNQTLAQIELWTKGENYKNEVYVLPKHLDEKVAMLHLEKLGVKLSKLSDKQAGYIGVPVEGPFKPDHYRY, encoded by the coding sequence ATCGATTACGTCGTCGCCGACATCAGCCTCGCCGATTTCGGCCGCGCCGAGATCAACATTGCCGAGACCGAGATGCCCGGCCTGATGTCGCTGCGCACCGAATTCGGCGCGTCGCAGCCGCTCAAGGGCGCGCGGATCACTGGTTCGCTGCACATGACGATCCAGACCGCCGTGCTGATCGAGACGCTGACCGCGCTCGGCGCCGACGTCCGCTGGGCGACCTGCAACATCTTCTCGACGCAGGACCATGCCGCCGCCGCGATCGCCGCGACCGGCGTCCCCGTGTTCGCGATCAAGGGCGAGAGCCTCGCGGATTACTGGAACTATGTCGGCGACATCTTCTCGTGGGACCGCGAGATCGAGGGCCAGACCGCCAACATCATCCTCGATGACGGTGGCGACGCGACGATGTTCGCACTCTGGGGCGCCAAGCTCGAAGCCGGCCACACGATGCCCGAGCCCGAGAACGAGGAAGAGGTCGAGATGCAGCGTGCGCTGAAGGCGTACGTCGCGAAGAACCCCGGCTATCTGACCGAGACCGTCAAGAACCTGAAGGGCGTTTCGGAAGAGACCACGACCGGCGTCCACCGCCTGTACGAGATCGCCAAGAAGGGCGAGCTGCCGTTCCCGGCGATCAACGTCAACGACTCGGTCACCAAGTCGAAGTTCGACAACCTCTACGGCTGCAAGGAATCGCTGGTCGACGCGATCCGTCGCGCGACCGACGTCATGCTCGCCGGCAAGGTCGCCTGCGTCGCCGGCTTCGGTGACGTCGGCAAGGGTTCGGCCCAGTCGCTCCGCAACGGCGGCGCGCGCGTGATGGTCACCGAAGTCGATCCGATCTGCGCGCTGCAGGCGGCGATGGAGGGCTTCGAGGTCGTGACGATGGAAGAGGCCGTGACCCGCGCCGACATCTTCTGCACCGCGACCGGCAACGCCGACGTCATCACCGCCGATCACATGAAGGCGATGAAGCCGATGTCGATCGTCTGCAACATCGGCCACTTCGACTCGGAGATCCAGATCGCCGCGCTGTCGAACTACGACTGGACCGAAGTGAAGCCCGGCACCGACCTGGTAAAGTTCCCGGACGGCAAGCAGATCATCATCCTCGCGAAGGGTCGCCTGGTGAACCTCGGTTGCGCCACCGGCCACCCGTCGTTCGTAATGTCGGCCAGCTTCACCAACCAGACGCTCGCGCAGATCGAGCTCTGGACCAAGGGCGAGAACTACAAGAACGAAGTGTACGTCCTGCCGAAGCATCTCGACGAGAAGGTCGCGATGCTCCACCTCGAGAAGCTCGGCGTGAAGCTCTCGAAGCTGTCCGACAAGCAGGCCGGTTACATCGGCGTGCCGGTCGAAGGCCCGTTCAAGCCGGATCACTACCGCTACTGA